The Chionomys nivalis chromosome 6, mChiNiv1.1, whole genome shotgun sequence sequence catcaaaaaccttccaatcaaaaaaaaaagcccaggaccagatggtttaagGCAAAAAaactaccagaacttccaagaagagccgatacctatactccttaaggtgtttcacaaaatagaaacaaaagagtcattgccaaattctttttatgaagttacagttaccctgataccaaaactacacaaagactcaactaagaaagaattacagaccaatctcactcatgaacatcgatgtaaaaattctcaataaaatactggcaaaccgaaccaagaacatatttaaaaaaatgatccattatgaaccagagaggcagagctgtttcaacatacaaaaatccatcaatgtaatccatcatataaataaactgaaagaaaaaatatgatcagtttgttgatgctgaaaaagcatttgacaaaatttaacactgctttatgataaaggtcttggagagattagggatacaaggatcatacttAATATATACAgtaagccgacagccaacatcaaattaagtggagggaaactcaaagccattctactagattcaggaacaaaacaaggctgtccactgtctccatatctcttcaacatagtgcttgaagttctagcaatagcaataagacaaataaggagatcaaggagatttgaattggaaaggaagaagtcaaactttcattatttgcagatgatatgatagtgtacataagtgaccccaataactctgccaaagaactcctacagctgataaataccttcagtgatgaggcaggatacaagatcaactaaaaaaaaatcagtagcccttttatacacaaaggataaagaagcagagagggaaatcagagaaacatcacctttcacaataaccacaaatagcataaagcatcttgaggtaacactaaccaaggaagtgataaatatatttgacaagaactttaagactttgaagtaagaaattaaagaggataccagaaaatggaaggatctcctattctcttggattggtaggctcaacattgtaaaaatggcaattctaccaaaggcaatatatagattcaatgcaatccctatcataatcccaacaaaattcttcagtcATTGAGAGAAGAATaaccaacttcatatggaaaaacaaaaaacccaggatagccaaaacaatcctatataataaaagtacttctggaggcattaccattcctgatttcaaactctattacagagctacagtaattcaaacagtttggtactggcataaaaacaaagatgttgatcaatggaattgaattgaagacctggatactAATCCACAAAACTATGATCACTTGATTTTCGAAAAactagctaaaattatacaatggaagaaagaaaacatttttaacaaatggtgctggcataattggatgtcaacctgtagaagaatgaaaatagatctatgtctatcaccatgcataaaactcaagtccaaattgattaaagacatcaatataaatcTGTCTGCACTGaacgtgatagaagagaaagtgggaagtagtctgcaacacatgggcacaggagaccacttcctacatataaccccagtagcacagacaacaagtgaataaatggaacctcctaaaactgagaagcttctgtaaagcaaaggacacagtcattaagacaaaaagacaacctactgaatgggagaagatcttcaccaaccccgcatcagacaaaggtctgatctccaaaatatataaagaactcaagaaactagacattaatttttttttgcatttcaacttttatttgaaaacaacttaaatttttagacaaatgattttagtatataaatttgattttggttttatacagaatataaataTTTCCCTCATTAATCTTCCATGTGTAGGGAAttacaggccagaagaaagaTGCACTCTGCACACAAAGTACACCTCATATGTGTGGCACCGGAGACAAACAGTGTCGTGCTCCTGCACATAAATTAGGACCAAGTGGTGACATCACACAttaagggggaggagaaagattcTAGCCAATCAGATTCAAGAAGCGAACAGGACACAGAATCTGCAAATAAGACCAAGTCAGCAACTTTTGTCAGGACAGTGCAGGTCTATGGGGTTTGTGAGGCTACCATGTGTATATGGATGCAACACGGAGAGTTAGGTAGAGAGGCTCAACGAGGGAGTTTTcactaaagcaaataaaaaacttcttgtcaactgtcaaaacaaaacaaaatgaaagggagCCTGTGAGTGTTAGAACACCCAGGGAGTGTTAGAACAGCGCCCGTGCAGCATGCTAAGTGAGTTACAGCTTCTTCATTGGTGTGGAGCAATCATTAATGGTCTTgttttgcctcttctttccaaACTCAGGCATGTCTTATTTTAGATGGAGTATAGCTTTTATCTATTATTTCATCCTGTAAAAAAATGTTTAGACAATGTTCATTCTGGGCCAGAGAATGACCAGCGACCTTGTTTATAAACTGTTCCAGCCCTTGCTTCCTTTCCTCGATGAAATTGTCATCAAATATTCCATCATCTCCTCTAAAAGGAAGCTGCCACAAAAACGCTTTCCCAGGGAGTGGGGGAACTACaaccttgctctctctttctagtTCACTTGGAAGCCACTCAAAGTCACTGTATCTTCTTCTAACAGTAGATTCCTTCAGCTTGAAGATAGGAAGATTTGTCTTGACCCTGATCTCGTAGATGGTGAACCGGCCCCAGCCGACCCCCATGGTCTGCAGGTAGCTCACATCGATCTCGAGGAAGTTGCTGGGCGGCCCGTAGGCATCATTCAGGTTCTGTGGCTTGGTGATCTGCCGCCGGGTGTCCGCTACGGTCTCCACCATTTTGCTGtgtgacattaaaattttaaataacccaattaataaatagggtactgaactgaacaaagaattgtcaacagaaaaagttcaaatggccaacagatacttaaggacatgtttaacttccttagctatcagggaaatacaaatcaaaacaatcatcttacatctgtcagaatggctaaaatcaaaaacaccaatgatagcctatgctgtagagaattggagtaaggggaacactcatccattgctggtgggaatgcaaacttgtgcaaccactttggaaatcagtgtggcggtttctcaggaaactgggaatcaacctacctcaggatccagcaattctactcttgggaatatacccaagagatgcccaatcatactacaaaagcatttgttcaactatgttcatagcagcactttttgtaatagccaaaacctggaaacaacctagttacccctcaatggaagaatggataaagaaggtgtgacacatttacacattagagttctactcagcagtaaaaaacaatggcatcttgaattttgcatgcaaatggatggaagtagaaaacagtatcctgagtgagataactcagacccaaaaagaggaatatggtttgtactcactcattagtggactctcgccataaacaaaaacattgatcctagagaagctaagtaataaggtgaatccaaagaaaaacatatatagatccacctgcaaataggaagtagacaagtttgccgggtgaaagttgggatcattgGGGTGGACGGTTGGGTAGGGGgtaaaagagaggaggagagagaagggaaaagggaaggatagGGGAGAGCTTGttggagtgggatggttgagatggagtgAGGGCAGGTAcgggagcaggaaagaagatatcttaattaagggagcaattttagggttggcgagagacttggctctggaggggttcctcAGAGTCCATAggtatgaccccagctaggatccTGGGCCatgaaggagagggtgcctgaactggccttgtcctgtagtcagactgatgactaccttgaatgtcaccatagaacctttgttctgcaacagatggagacagagacccactccagagcactggactgagctcccaaggtccagttgaagagcagaaggagggagaacatgagcaaggaagtcaggaccacgagtggttggtctacccactgagaaagtgtgcctgagctaatgggagctcactaaagccagctgaactgggactgaatgagcatgggatcaaactggacttctgaatgtggatgacaatgggggctgactgagaagccaatgataatagcactgggattctattctactgcatgtactggctttttgggatcctagtctgtttgtgtgcataccttcctaggcctggatgtagtggggagggtcttggacttccctcagtgcAGGGTACGCTGCCTGGACTGGAGGGGGTGGTTAGTGGGGGAgcgagagagaagagggagaaggggaagaagtggaaattttgaatggttttatttataaagtaataaaaattaaaaaaatagaaaattgtattatattaggactttgggagctcagtccggtgctccagtgtgggcctctgtctctatctccatccatcgctagatgaaggttctatggtgatatgcaagatattcatcagtatggctataggatagggtcatttcaggttccctatcctcagctgcccaaggaaataactggggacattgccctggcacctggtagccactccaggttcaagtctcttgccaacccttaggtggttcccttaactaagatatgtgcttccctgcttccctatccaaccttcctgtatctccaatcatcccgtttccccaagttccccccatcctctccttcacacttttctgtccccatctccccttacccccatccaaccccaccccaagattccaattttttgcccagcaatcttgtctacttcccatatccaggaggataactatatgtttttccttgggctcttatttagcttctttaggatcacaaattatagactcagtggcccctatccatggctagaaaccaatgagtgattacatcccatgatcttctttttgggtctgggttacctcactcaggatagtgttttctatttccatccatttgcatgcaaaattcgagaagtcattgttttttaccgcagagtagtactctaatgtatatatattccacactttcttcatccattcttccattgaaggacatctaggttgcttccaggttctgcctattacaaataatgctgttatgaacatagttgaacaaatgcttttgtcatatgatagggcatctcttgggtatattcccaaatgaggagaagaaggagggagaacatgagcaaggaaggcaggaccacgaggggtgcacccacccactgagacagtgggtctgatctattgggagctcaccaaggccagctggactgtgactgaaaaagcatgggataaaactggactctctgaacatggcggacaatgagagctgatgagaggccaaggacaatggcatggggttttgttttttttttatttttttatattaattaatttatttaattattaaagatttctgcctcttccccgccaccacctcccatggGGACTGGTAGGATCGCGTTTCTTGAGCTTGGAATGAGCTCAGAGATTGGTTGGATTTCATgctttgggtttggttttcatgCTTAGGGATTGGTTGGATTTCAATTTCTGAATGGGTTAGCGGCAGGGTGTGTTTCCTTGGCTCTGGTCTCAGGTCTAGGGTGTTCTTTCACCAGCCTCTTTTACCATACATCCCCccattttttgtttataattaatCAACAAGGGCTTGGAATGGGCTTTCATTATCATTAGACTTCTTCCTGTTGAACGGGGCCATTTAGGTTCCTGGGCAATCCTTATTTTTTGTCAGGATGTAACTGGATAGTTcaggtctctgtctccattcctaTGGATTGGTAAACCTGtaatagaaactggttaaaaGTCTGGTTTATAAATCTTTTGGATCTGATGTTGAAGAAATTTAGACAAGAAGTttatgaggcagagtacaatcagtgagattaagaaatagaagagaagaggGGTTAAGATGGGTAGCATCCAGTCCCATATCTGACTATCAGTGAGCCACTTGCCAGAGGTTTCaagctgtttgtttttgaagatccATCTGGAGTTGTTGGATCTTGTGCTTCACTCTACCTAATTGGTTAACATAGAAACAACATCCCTCCCTGAGGAAGAGACAAAGACCATCTCTCTCTACTGTGAGTTAATCTAATTCTCTCCTATTTTGTAGTACTATGCTGGCTAGAGAGTCTACTTAACCTAAAGGGTAAGGATACTTTGAGCCATGTTTATAAACCTGGGTGAATTGCAAGGAAAACTGATGGTAAATAGCTAGGAAGTAGCAAGTCCCACTGCTCAGTGGTGACCCCATCAGTTATTCCCAGGGCTGCTAGAACGGGTCTGACCTGAATTTGTTATACCACGCTGCTATGAACCTAGTGATGAGAACTGGCAAGGGCTCTTTACTGGGTACCACACCTAATTCAGGAAAAAGGAATACCAGGGCATACATCCCAGACCACTTAGCAGGTAGGTTCCAACAAACATGAATGTCACAGCAAATCGAGTCATTGTGAATGTTTGGACAGAGGGGCTGGGTGGTAGTACTATGGGTTATGGTATTATTGCAGTCTGTGGAATCCGGGGTCCACAGGTGTGTTCCTGTGGAGTTAAAGCAGTCTGTGGAACTGAATAGAGAGATATGAAAGAGATAAGGTGGTAGTGATATTTGGCTCCAGGCAGTAAGGTGAAGTAATCTAGTAAAATAATGGAGGCCACAACTGGTGGTTTTGTGTTTGACATTGGAGGGACACACAGCCAGCATTCTCCAAAGTGGTCACTGTCAATATTATTCAATAGCTGATATGCAAAGATTAAGGTCTCAAACAAGAGATGGTGTGGCAAGGAGGTGGGGATCAATATTGTCAAAGAGGGTGATATTAGAGATGCAAGAACTTTCGAGAAGCTTTGAACCATTTCTACTGTGTCTATATGTAGGGTTTGAGAGAGTAGCACGTGCACCTACCACTCTTGTGACGACCAGCTTCAGCAGCCCAGAGATAGAAGGAAAGCCACAGAGTCAATGGATTAATCACTCAATTTGATTTTGTATCTGAGCAAGTAAAAGTTGATTATCTGGGTCTTGTTCAAAAGGggaaatgaacacacagacataaacacacacaccatcatcttttttatctcttatttcttttcttatatatatCCAGGTATATCCagatgtttctcttctttcactcttgatgttttccttctaaccaatttaatttttttcctttacagcttatATATCCCAGCAATTTTTTTCAATCAGTTAAAAAATTATCATGTGGTTACAAGAAATGTCTAAGTGAATGATTATCCtgaattcaaataaaaagcaacatgttttccatatcccttacagGGTTGAACCTTTTCTGTATTAAAGGTGAAAAACAAGTTGTCCCAAGTGACCACATACATTGGTACCCAAGCAAATTGTTATAGATTATCAGAGTCTAAGCAAGCTTTCTCAGCTAGTTCTTTTGTTGGCAGGATGCATTTTGTGCTTACAATGGCAGGATCGATTATTATTTTAGCATTCATCTCAAAAGCTAATCTTATAAAAAATGATCCTACaagttttttatctatttatttatttttattctttttttaattaaaatttccaactgctccccgtttcccatttccctccccctcctcccacatattgccccctccccccgttcccctccccctatccccactcctcttctcctccccccagtccattccccctccctctcgatactgaagagcagtccaaattccctgccctacagggagaccaaggtcctcccacttctatctaggtccaggaaggtgagcatccaagca is a genomic window containing:
- the LOC130876187 gene encoding sorting nexin-3-like; translated protein: MVETVADTRRQITKPQNLNDAYGPPSNFLEIDVSYLQTMGVGWGRFTIYEIRVKTNLPIFKLKESTVRRRYSDFEWLPSELERESKGRWSFSGPE